Proteins encoded within one genomic window of Trichoderma asperellum chromosome 2, complete sequence:
- a CDS encoding uncharacterized protein (EggNog:ENOG41), whose protein sequence is MSSGAALESNPSMGAYAAGKGALDCMSKALAKEVEAFNVRVLTVLLGTFNTGMGNATVLGKNPPPEDYKGSLSEKIMDMMSTGNFTPNGDKDKAMKAVYDVVVGEGVGKGHEAERALPLGQDLAARINNVQEYLYHALDVFGGICNNVYLEKN, encoded by the exons TGCGGCCGGCAAAGGCGCATTAGACT GTATGTCAAAAGCACTTGCAAAAGAAGTTGAGGCATTCAATGTTCGAGTGTTAACCGTGCTTCTTGGGACCTTCAATACGGGTATGGGTAATGCCACGGTACTGGGTAAAAACCCACCGCCGGAGGACTATAAAGGATCATTGTCGGAAAAGATAATGGATATGATGTCTACTGGAAATTTTACGCCTAATGGAGATAAAGATAAAGCTATGAAAGCTGTCTATGATGTTGTCGTAGGAGAAGGCGTTGGTAAAGGTCACGAAGCAGAAAGGGCGCTTCCTTTAGGCCAAGACTTGGCCGCCAGGATCAACAATGTGCAAGAATACCTATATCATGCTTTGGATGTATTTGGGGGTATTTGTAACAATGTCTACCTGGAAAAGAACTGA